A genomic stretch from Acropora palmata chromosome 13, jaAcrPala1.3, whole genome shotgun sequence includes:
- the LOC141863941 gene encoding galanin receptor type 1-like codes for MFSAADNNTSVLNSDEILQNAENGTTQALAKTDLSVARYLVFGPIFLFSIAGNTLVIMTVLLLRKMKTVPMIFIANLAACDLTTTISSIAFDLPITKLDYWPYGAALCKIIYPLATLSTNAAAFTLVAISIDRYSAIICPLNLRFRITSGKCYKMIFAIYCVALSAVVPYAVVLTYGNDEAGKPSCHENWWDPRAAKIYTVVLFLLQYGIPLVVMSVAYVAIGFKLFKNTGKAAALTSAGHNGTKRRQRMSFIPRKRTHNNTSTASNASLQKRRRQNLKTARMFLFVVVIFLVFMMPHQLLWLSYDYLSHTTTFIENEDVIAFICGAFTYANSVLNVIVYGVCNGNFRRGCFSIIKCHCSKASQRRLERRRRTESLLIANRRGHLKRHNSSCRSTNSVDSYNGSALTRKECRSGSLRREVLQKNVDSNGTKNPPAVLCNGNVDKQLTTNLKRSEDTTEINGNLVYARQSSLARENTSILKKDLLGESETQNSEDPSYWLSETEALSHRLCEEIDDPPTGERPDCLFGKNQQGMFGNANHENYENSLFWCRKGSFEKETIL; via the coding sequence ATGTTCTCAGCGGCTGATAACAACACCAGCGTTTTGAACAGCGacgaaattcttcaaaacGCTGAAAATGGCACGACTCAAGCCCTTGCTAAAACGGATCTGAGCGTCGCAAGGTATCTCGTCTTTGGGCCTATCTTTCTGTTTAGCATAGCTGGTAATACCTTAGTGATTATGACAGTTTTGTTACTTCGCAAAATGAAAACCGTGCCAATGATCTTTATTGCAAACTTAGCAGCTTGTGATCTGACAACAACTATATCTAGCATCGCCTTTGATTTACCAATAACGAAACTGGACTACTGGCCTTACGGAGCGGCGTtgtgcaaaattatttaccCTCTGGCGACGCTTTCAACGAATGCGGCTGCTTTTACTCTTGTAGCGATCTCCATAGATCGCTACTCCGCCATCATTTGTCCGCTAAACCTGCGCTTTCGCATAACAAGTggaaaatgttacaaaatgaTATTCGCGATCTACTGCGTCGCTCTCTCCGCAGTCGTACCTTACGCCGTCGTGTTAACGTATGGAAACGACGAGGCTGGTAAACCAAGCTGCCACGAAAATTGGTGGGATCCACGAGCCGCCAAGATCTACACGGTGGTTTTGTTCTTGCTACAGTATGGTATACCACTCGTTGTCATGTCAGTAGCTTACGTCGCTATAGGATTTAAGCTTTTCAAGAACACGGGTAAAGCCGCAGCGCTAACATCAGCGGGACATAACGGAACAAAGCGCCGACAAAGGATGTCTTTTATCCCTAGGAAAAGAACACATAACAATACATCCACTGCTTCAAATGCTTCCCTGCAAAAACGCCGACGACAAAATCTTAAAACGGCGCGtatgtttctttttgtagTGGTAATTTTTCTGGTCTTTATGATGCCACATCAATTATTATGGTTAAGTTACGATTATTTGTCGCATACAACGACTTTTATAGAGAATGAAGACGTGATAGCGTTCATTTGTGGCGCTTTTACTTACGCAAACTCCGTTCTGAACGTTATCGTTTACGGCGTGTGCAATGGGAATTTTCGCCGCGGTTGTTTTTCTATCATAAAATGTCACTGTAGTAAAGCAAGCCAAAGAAGGCTGGAAAGACGAAGGAGGACAGAGTCTTTGTTGATTGCCAATCGACGCGGACATCTTAAAAGACACAATTCGTCTTGTCGGAGTACAAATTCTGTCGATTCGTATAACGGTAGTGCCTTAACAAGGAAAGAATGCAGGTCTGGGAGCCTGCGAAGAGAGGTATTACAGAAAAATGTCGACTCCAATGGAACTAAAAACCCTCCTGCGGTGTTATGTAATGGTAATGTCGATAAACAGTTGACAACGAATTTAAAAAGAAGCGAAGACACTACAGAAATAAACGGAAATTTGGTGTACGCGAGACAATCTTCACTTGCACGCGAAAACACATCTATACTGAAAAAGGATTTGCTCGGCGAAAGTGAAACACAGAATAGTGAAGACCCTTCTTATTGGCTTAGCGAGACCGAAGCACTGTCGCATAGACTTTGCGAGGAAATAGATGACCCCCCTACAGGAGAGAGGCCGGATTGTCTCTTCGGTAAGAACCAACAGGGAATGTTTGGAAACGCCAATCACGAAAACTATGAGAATTCTCTTTTCTGGTGTCGAAAGGGGtcctttgaaaaagagactaTTCTATAA
- the LOC141864253 gene encoding neuropeptide Y receptor type 6-like, giving the protein MAPDGGQGVTVSKPKYTCAAGHEYSSKILTSFHQQFDIQQLSLFWTLPLVIFAAIISDTTPKSLNTNEKSKTEQTVKGILSNISQGTPLLHQTFISFGRWLTSWSTMTSSDQVNDLGFYAEPLPFKMAKILLYAAILVFGTVGNIVVILIVLRFKDIKKSPGHFFILNLAVCDLLIPLISIPFDVLLVETNYHWHFGPTMCKVIPAMTTFIATSSPLTLAAIALDRYKTLLHPFKRRLDAKTVKLLIALVHLSSAVLVLPHLVTLDLSPNGSYCVEVWSHELHSKIYTFVLFLGQYALPLLFMSIIYILTAKNLHSSTQRFRSMSLTSSSTKSSSGKSSRSLISFKNNSLTQTGVQRLRVDISHDSLERHFRKESESNAQVTKMFIVIVAVFAVLTLPLEVFWLWRDFAGGSQSPYQPIISVVCRLFTYANSCFNPIIFYKLSPDFHKGFLAVFNGSFSCFEREDTFKQSGITNGFGSWDRMCLKVHTPSWMTLRGSSQSSHSTDLVDQVKVFRNTPRMGKTLSVPSLDQISVQKKSTEVEMFPSITVKRQEEIFQKKDKANSLHGSGTKAEPTRTTNLLDMKTKMLSANCEDDGGAVELCNLDMLEVLQQTDC; this is encoded by the exons ATGGCACCTGATGGCGGCCAAGGTGTTACGGTCAGTAAGCCAAAATACACTTGCGCTGCAGGCCATGAATATTCCAGCAAAATCTTGACGTCATTCCATCAACAATTTGACATTCAACAGCTATCATTATTTTGGACATTACCGCTTGTAATCTTTGCCGCCATTATAAGTGACACAACTCCAAAATCTCTCAATACAAATGAGAAAAGCAAGACCGAAcaaacagtgaaaggaattttatccaatatttcgcAAGGCACTCCCCTTCTTCATCAGACCTTTATAAGCTTTG GACGGTGGCTGACATCTTGGAGTACAATGACTTCAAGTGATCAAGTGAACGATTTGGGCTTTTACGCCGAGCCTCTGcctttcaaaatggcgaaGATCTTACTCTACGCAGCAATCCTTGTCTTTGGTACTGTAGGGAACATTGTGGTTATTTTAATCGTCTTGAGGTTCAAAGACATAAAAAAGTCACCAGGACACTTCTTCATCTTGAATCTCGCCGTGTGCGACTTGCTAATTCCACTTATAAGTATCCCGTTTGATGTGCTTTTAGTGGAAACCAATTACCATTGGCATTTTGGACCAACAATGTGCAAAGTGATTCCAGCGATGACAACATTTATCGCCACGTCTTCCCCTTTAACTCTTGCAGCCATTGCGTTGGATCGCTACAAAACTCTGCTACATCCATTCAAACGTCGTTTAGATGCAAAAACAGTAAAACTCCTCATAGCCTTAGTGCATCTCAGTTCCGCAGTTCTCGTCCTTCCACATTTGGTCACGTTGGATTTATCACCAAATGGCAGTTACTGTGTTGAGGTATGGTCCCACGAACTGCACTCCAAAATCTACACTTTCGTTCTGTTTCTGGGACAATATGCTCTACCTCTTTTATTCATGTCTATCATTTATATTCTTACGGCAAAGAATCTCCATTCGTCGACCCAAAGGTTTCGCTCAATGTCGCTTACCAGTTCGTCGACCAAATCGTCGTCGGGGAAGAGCTCGAGGTCGCTGATAAGCTTCAAAAATAACTCACTCACACAAACCGGTGTACAGAGGCTTCGAGTTGACATTTCCCACGATTCCCTGGAAAGACATTTTCGTAAAGAAAGTGAAAGCAATGCTCAAGTCACGAAAATGTTCATTGTTATCGTAGCAGTTTTCGCCGTGTTGACGTTGCCACTTGAAGTTTTCTGGCTTTGGAGAGATTTTGCTGGAGGCAGCCAAAGTCCGTACCAGCCTATTATATCTGTTGTATGTCGTTTATTTACCTATGCAAACAGTTGTTTCAATCCAATTATCTTTTACAAATTGAGCCCTGATTTCCACAAAGGGTTCTTAGCCGTTTTTAACGGTTCCTTCTCTTGTTTTGAAAGGGAAGACACTTTTAAACAATCAGGAATTACTAACGGCTTCGGTTCGTGGGATCGGATGTGCTTAAAAGTTCACACACCGTCGTGGATGACTCTTAGAGGATCATCTCAAAGCAGCCATTCCACAGACTTGGTAGATCAAGTGAAAGTTTTTCGTAACACCCCTAGAATGGGAAAAACGTTGAGCGTTCCTAGTTTAGACCAAATAAGTGTTCAGAAAAAATCCACGGAGGTTGAGATGTTTCCAAGTATTACAGTGAAGCGCCAAGAAgagatttttcaaaagaaagacaaagCAAATTCTTTGCATGGTTCTGGTACAAAAGCTGAACCCACAAGAACCACTAATTTACTGGATATG